A section of the Maniola jurtina chromosome 28, ilManJurt1.1, whole genome shotgun sequence genome encodes:
- the LOC123879654 gene encoding U6 snRNA-associated Sm-like protein LSm4: MLPLSLLRTAQNHPMLVELKNGETYNGHLVSCDNWMNINLREVICTSRDGDKFWRMPECYIRGSTIKYLRIPDEVIDMVKEETQVKTRGRGEMNKGRGGQNMRSGRGGSRGAFGNRGRPAPLSRGGGNAGRPQNKNKK, translated from the coding sequence ATGCTTCCATTATCGTTGTTACGAACGGCCCAAAACCATCCTATGCTGGTGGAGTTGAAAAATGGCGAAACATACAACGGGCATCTAGTGAGTTGTGATAATTGGATGAACATTAACTTACGAGAAGTTATTTGCACTTCGAGAGATGGTGATAAGTTCTGGAGGATGCCAGAGTGCTATATACGAGGCAGCACGATCAAATACCTTAGAATACCTGACGAAGTTATCGATATGGTGAAGGAAGAGACCCAAGTCAAAACCAGAGGTCGTGGAGAGATGAACAAGGGTAGAGGTGGTCAAAACATGAGGTCTGGTAGAGGAGGCAGTCGTGGTGCGTTTGGAAACCGCGGTAGGCCTGCGCCCTTATCACGCGGCGGCGGGAACGCGGGTCGACCACAGAATAAAAAcaagaaatga